The following are encoded together in the Lathyrus oleraceus cultivar Zhongwan6 chromosome 3, CAAS_Psat_ZW6_1.0, whole genome shotgun sequence genome:
- the LOC127131090 gene encoding uncharacterized protein LOC127131090 — MNPERRGTYLFNFKKWDVDSLEKLSSKLNLSTRYDLRKYPERILSILTEKVDQLAIVTLAHFYDPHLCCFTFTYFQLEPTFEEFERIVGRSLKKLNHFPKFNEEFTPKKIALALSVYVQVVLSNWDIKGTFKGFSRRFLEDLAMEFEKTDNWKAFNVVMALLIHGVMLYPNIDNFMDQIVVEIFLFGNPIPFLLGDIYYSLHERHGKKGGTLLCCAPLLHAWIMTHLKEDGHIFSKELKWSQKLGSITANNIKWYIRYWETIEIIIGCGDFPNVPL, encoded by the coding sequence ATGAATCCTGAGAGAAGAGGCACTTACTTGTTCAATTTCAAGAAGTGGGATGTTGACAGCCTGGAAAAATTGAGTTCCAAGTTGAATCTCTCCACAAGATATGACTTAAGGAAATATCCTGAAAGAATCTTAAGCATTTTGACTGAAAAGGTGGATCAACTTGCTATTGTTACTCTAGCTCATTTCTATGACCCTCATTTGTGTTGTTTTACCTTCACTTACTTCCAATTGGAGCCTACATTTGAAGAATTTGAAAGGATTGTGGGTCGAAGCTTGAAGAAACTTAATCATTTTCCCAAGTTTAATGAAGAGTTTACTCCTAAGAAGATAGCTTTGGCTTTGAGTGTTTATGTCCAAGTGGTGTTGAGCAATTGGGATATCAAGGGAACCTTTAAAGGCTTTTCAAGAAGATTTCTAGAAGACCTGGCTATGGAGTTTGAGAAGACAGATAATTGGAAAGCCTTCAATGTTGTTATGGCTCTTCTTATTCATGGCGTTATGCTTTACCCTAATATTGACAATTTTATGGATCAGATAGTTGTGGAGATTTTTCTTTTTGGCAACCCGATACCCTTCCTTCTAGGAGATATCTATTACTCTCTTCATGAGCGTCATGGGAAGAAAGGAGGCACATTGTTGTGTTGTGCTCCTCTCTTGCATGCTTGGATCATGACACATTTGAAGGAGGATGGTCATATATTTTCTAAGGAGCTCAAGTGGTCACAGAAGTTAGGATCTATTACCGCTAACAACATCAAGTGGTACATCAGATATTGGGAAACCATAGAAATCATCATTGGTTGTGGGGATTTCCCTAATGTCCCATTATAG